One genomic window of Parabacteroides pacaensis includes the following:
- a CDS encoding cofactor-independent phosphoglycerate mutase: MKHIIILGDGMADEPIEELGGKTPLQYAHTPYMDKLAAMGQTGLLQTVAPGFHPGSEVANMAVLGYDLPKVYEGRGVLEAASIGVELQPGEIALRCNLVCIEGEILKNHSSGHITTEEADELIRFLNEKLGSEQVKFYTGVSYRHLLVLKTGDKRLNCTPPHDVPLHPFRPLMVKAEVPEAEETAGLLNDLILKSQELLKDHPVNKRRIALGKDAANSIWPWSPGSRPAMDTMQQMYGIGNASVISAVDLIRGIGVYAGLKVIQVEGATGLYDTNYEGKAEAALEALKTDDFVYLHVEASDEAGHEGDVNLKVKTIEYLDQRAIRIIYEATKDWKEPVAIAVLPDHPTPCVIRTHTNAPVPFLIYKPGATPDPVQVFDEFSVKDGKYGLLKEDEFIKAFFND; the protein is encoded by the coding sequence ATGAAACATATTATTATATTGGGAGACGGCATGGCCGATGAGCCTATAGAGGAGCTAGGAGGAAAAACCCCTTTGCAATATGCCCATACTCCCTACATGGATAAGTTGGCCGCTATGGGGCAGACCGGTTTGCTACAAACGGTTGCTCCCGGTTTCCATCCGGGAAGCGAGGTAGCCAATATGGCCGTATTAGGATACGATTTGCCTAAAGTATACGAAGGCCGGGGAGTTTTAGAAGCAGCTAGTATAGGCGTGGAACTTCAACCCGGCGAAATTGCCTTACGGTGTAATTTAGTGTGCATCGAGGGCGAAATACTGAAAAATCATTCATCGGGACATATCACCACGGAAGAAGCAGACGAATTGATCCGCTTCCTAAATGAAAAACTGGGCTCCGAACAAGTAAAATTCTACACAGGAGTATCCTACCGCCATTTGCTAGTATTGAAAACCGGCGACAAACGGTTAAATTGTACCCCTCCTCATGACGTACCTCTCCATCCTTTCCGCCCTTTGATGGTGAAAGCAGAAGTGCCGGAAGCGGAAGAAACAGCCGGTTTGTTAAACGATTTGATTTTAAAGTCGCAGGAACTGTTGAAAGACCATCCGGTAAATAAAAGAAGAATCGCTCTCGGAAAAGATGCGGCCAATAGTATTTGGCCCTGGTCCCCCGGATCCCGTCCGGCAATGGACACCATGCAACAAATGTATGGAATAGGAAACGCTTCTGTGATTTCCGCAGTAGATTTGATTCGCGGGATCGGAGTATATGCCGGATTAAAAGTAATCCAGGTAGAGGGTGCTACCGGGTTGTATGATACGAATTACGAAGGAAAAGCGGAAGCAGCCCTGGAAGCATTAAAAACAGATGACTTTGTGTACCTCCATGTCGAGGCAAGCGATGAAGCCGGTCATGAAGGAGATGTGAATTTAAAGGTAAAAACCATTGAGTATTTAGATCAACGCGCCATCCGGATTATTTATGAAGCGACAAAGGATTGGAAAGAGCCGGTAGCTATTGCCGTGTTGCCCGATCATCCTACACCCTGTGTGATCCGTACCCATACGAATGCTCCGGTTCCTTTCCTCATTTATAAACCCGGAGCTACCCCTGATCCGGTACAGGTATTCGATGAATTTTCAGTAAAGGATGGGAAATACGGACTTTTGAAAGAGGATGAATTTATAAAAGCGTTTTTTAATGATTAA
- a CDS encoding glycoside hydrolase family 43 protein → MNRRNYFWWVLGVFCLLTSLTKVSAKDAGDPVPFGDPFIMLYEGVYYAYGTHAADGIEVYVSKDLKTWKRPGGLNNGLVLHKDDVWADRWFWAPEVYYVNGKFYMYYSADEHICVATSDSPLGPFKQEKKAPMIEGEKCIDNTLFIDDDGKPYLFFDRFNDGLNIWVAELEPDLITVKKETLHPCIHVSQAWEEVWPRVNEGAFVIKHNGTYYLTYSANSYESPFYGIGCATASSIMGEWTKYDHNPLLQKPGDLVGVGHSAMFTDKKGKLRIVFHAHKDKENIHPRAMYISTVRFEKKGGKEVMVISPDYIKPVLK, encoded by the coding sequence ATGAACAGAAGAAATTATTTTTGGTGGGTTTTAGGAGTGTTTTGTTTACTTACTTCTTTAACGAAAGTATCTGCAAAAGATGCTGGTGATCCGGTCCCTTTCGGCGATCCGTTTATCATGCTTTACGAGGGAGTTTATTACGCATACGGCACACATGCAGCCGATGGAATAGAAGTATATGTCTCGAAGGATCTAAAAACATGGAAACGTCCCGGCGGACTGAATAACGGTCTTGTCCTCCACAAAGACGATGTTTGGGCCGACCGTTGGTTTTGGGCTCCTGAAGTGTATTACGTAAACGGCAAGTTCTATATGTATTATTCTGCCGATGAGCATATCTGTGTAGCCACTTCCGATTCTCCTTTAGGCCCTTTCAAACAAGAGAAAAAGGCTCCGATGATAGAAGGGGAAAAATGTATCGATAATACGCTTTTTATAGATGATGACGGTAAACCTTATCTTTTCTTCGACCGCTTTAACGATGGCTTGAATATTTGGGTGGCCGAGTTGGAGCCGGATTTGATTACGGTAAAGAAGGAAACTCTTCATCCCTGCATACACGTTTCCCAAGCTTGGGAAGAAGTCTGGCCCCGGGTAAACGAAGGTGCTTTCGTTATCAAACATAACGGGACTTATTATCTTACTTATTCTGCGAACAGCTATGAAAGTCCTTTTTACGGGATAGGCTGTGCTACTGCCTCTTCTATTATGGGAGAATGGACAAAATACGACCATAACCCTTTGTTGCAAAAACCGGGTGATTTGGTGGGAGTAGGCCATAGTGCCATGTTCACGGATAAAAAGGGCAAGCTACGGATTGTATTCCATGCACATAAAGACAAAGAAAACATTCATCCCCGGGCTATGTATATCAGCACGGTTCGTTTTGAGAAAAAAGGAGGAAAAGAGGTAATGGTAATCAGTCCGGATTATATAAAACCTGTTTTGAAATAA
- a CDS encoding family 43 glycosylhydrolase has product MRTIRILFIVYICFLQGLFAQNIPNPVLPGVADAGVIKYAGKYYIGGVGTNGSFYVSDDLVHWEGPVHVFSMDNNWKQSPGVGDNQIHANDMMYLNGKFHLYWSVNYWGRDKHAVHIAHAESDRILGPYIEPDKENWMDNRIDPKVFKDDDGRLYMYMVRFTDGNTIWVRPMQDAATFSGDPVCLFASLPGTWERMDNQVAEGPWVWKYRNRYYMMYNANHTGPEWGNYQLGIAEAGSPLSFNNGNKYAYPVLLSNQTGLEETYVDLLRYGPDYHPLFSYTVDTPAGNWKEISYNDTGWKKGKGGFIAREIKGSTSRRTGTLWNTPAIYLRKTFFADKDSVGNLALRVTHEGDTKVYLNGTCIYNKTGAGYRILNLGETQLQPLKTGENVLAVETTKGHSNNYIDVSLFDLKKEKADDILYTPGQPNVLRGPNGFEWWLVYMANKNREPRSQYINRIHFFDKTCYAEGITGKNTKGYHPVPTRPTFAKAVEDSRSWKEPWKLLETRPAEDYYFEVTLNATADAGIIAWWKNKDNWVKIGLDAATHTWYFKTSAAGKITKYSYSLPEDFPFQVDHSFIVERNGNKFRVRLDEIPAPGKAEFVIDIKERGIPGLFTEKGNATFHGIIYTIGWDEWDENINGWNITSAGNNFEVNPEGLKVTGKNELDALKGDKLLQYEYSLQITQPTEEGVAGIYAAYADKHNYVKVVFDYADKNLQAIEVRQGKEIKRKNYPLHGLRTHYADIKYTDFIEKGYVFSSPTWMNEIRLNRHAVDNNELFVENMFEKVSVEFKRNGKWHSFQNTQEEIAAHPGYNRLSFTPVKAEALRFINREADDLHTYLYKIQVNELWKESYNLRIVKKKDKILLFVDGKEIDVLNICLPESKVGLYSLGCTPVFNGILRYDLPEVE; this is encoded by the coding sequence ATGAGAACGATTCGTATTTTATTTATCGTATATATTTGCTTTTTACAAGGATTGTTTGCTCAAAATATTCCTAACCCTGTTTTGCCGGGAGTAGCCGATGCCGGGGTAATCAAATATGCCGGAAAATATTATATAGGCGGCGTAGGAACCAACGGCAGTTTTTATGTTTCGGACGATTTGGTGCATTGGGAAGGCCCGGTGCATGTCTTCTCCATGGATAATAATTGGAAGCAAAGTCCGGGCGTAGGAGACAATCAGATACATGCCAATGATATGATGTATCTCAATGGCAAGTTCCATCTCTATTGGTCGGTTAATTATTGGGGACGGGATAAACACGCCGTCCACATAGCCCATGCCGAATCGGATAGGATATTAGGTCCGTATATAGAGCCGGATAAAGAAAACTGGATGGATAACCGGATCGATCCGAAAGTGTTTAAGGATGATGACGGGAGACTCTATATGTATATGGTTCGTTTTACCGATGGGAATACGATCTGGGTACGTCCCATGCAGGATGCCGCTACCTTTTCGGGGGATCCTGTTTGCCTGTTTGCTTCTTTGCCGGGTACCTGGGAACGGATGGATAACCAGGTAGCGGAAGGTCCGTGGGTATGGAAATACCGTAATCGTTATTACATGATGTATAATGCCAATCATACAGGGCCGGAATGGGGAAATTATCAACTGGGAATAGCCGAAGCCGGTTCTCCTCTCTCCTTTAATAACGGAAACAAATATGCTTATCCTGTTCTCCTTTCCAATCAGACCGGCTTGGAAGAAACGTACGTAGACCTTCTGCGTTACGGTCCGGATTATCATCCTTTATTTTCTTATACGGTAGATACACCTGCCGGGAACTGGAAAGAAATATCTTATAACGATACTGGCTGGAAAAAAGGGAAAGGCGGTTTTATTGCCAGGGAAATAAAAGGTTCCACTTCCCGTCGCACAGGTACTTTATGGAATACGCCTGCTATCTATTTGCGGAAGACATTTTTTGCTGATAAAGATTCTGTCGGCAACCTGGCTTTACGGGTTACACACGAAGGAGATACGAAAGTCTATTTAAACGGAACCTGTATTTATAATAAAACCGGAGCCGGCTATCGGATCCTTAACCTGGGCGAAACACAATTGCAGCCTTTAAAGACCGGTGAAAATGTGCTGGCCGTGGAAACTACAAAAGGTCATTCCAATAATTATATAGACGTTTCGTTATTCGACTTGAAAAAAGAAAAGGCGGATGATATTCTGTATACTCCCGGACAACCGAACGTTTTGCGCGGGCCGAACGGCTTCGAATGGTGGCTGGTGTATATGGCAAATAAAAACAGGGAACCCCGGAGCCAGTATATCAACCGGATTCACTTTTTTGATAAAACATGTTATGCCGAAGGAATTACAGGGAAGAATACAAAAGGATATCATCCTGTACCCACCCGTCCTACCTTTGCCAAGGCGGTAGAAGATAGCCGGAGTTGGAAAGAGCCTTGGAAGTTATTGGAAACCCGGCCGGCGGAGGATTATTATTTTGAAGTAACCTTGAATGCTACTGCTGATGCGGGGATAATTGCTTGGTGGAAGAATAAAGACAATTGGGTGAAAATAGGATTGGATGCAGCTACCCATACCTGGTATTTCAAGACGTCCGCAGCAGGTAAGATCACAAAATATTCCTATTCGTTACCTGAAGATTTTCCGTTTCAAGTAGATCATTCATTTATAGTAGAACGGAATGGCAATAAATTTCGTGTCCGTTTGGATGAAATTCCCGCTCCCGGTAAAGCGGAGTTTGTAATTGATATAAAAGAAAGGGGAATACCCGGACTGTTTACAGAAAAAGGCAACGCTACTTTTCACGGGATAATTTATACGATCGGCTGGGATGAATGGGACGAAAATATAAATGGCTGGAACATTACCTCGGCAGGGAATAATTTCGAGGTAAATCCGGAAGGCCTGAAAGTAACGGGAAAGAATGAGTTGGATGCTTTGAAAGGAGACAAGCTTTTACAATATGAATATTCCTTACAGATCACCCAACCGACAGAGGAAGGAGTAGCCGGGATATATGCTGCGTATGCAGACAAGCATAATTATGTAAAGGTTGTTTTTGATTATGCCGATAAGAACTTACAAGCCATCGAAGTAAGGCAAGGAAAAGAGATAAAGCGTAAAAACTATCCTTTACATGGATTGCGTACTCACTATGCCGATATTAAGTACACGGATTTTATAGAGAAAGGATATGTCTTTTCTTCCCCTACCTGGATGAATGAGATCCGGTTGAACCGGCATGCAGTAGACAACAACGAGCTGTTTGTAGAGAATATGTTTGAAAAAGTATCCGTTGAGTTTAAAAGGAACGGCAAATGGCATTCTTTTCAAAACACGCAAGAAGAAATTGCTGCTCATCCCGGATATAATCGTTTATCTTTTACTCCGGTTAAAGCGGAGGCTTTGCGCTTTATCAACCGGGAAGCAGACGATTTGCATACTTACTTATATAAAATACAAGTCAACGAACTTTGGAAAGAGTCTTATAATTTGCGGATAGTGAAAAAGAAGGATAAAATACTTCTATTTGTAGATGGCAAAGAAATAGACGTCTTGAATATTTGTCTTCCTGAGTCGAAAGTAGGTTTATATTCCCTTGGTTGTACACCTGTGTTCAATGGAATATTGCGGTATGATCTTCCGGAAGTTGAATGA
- the thrA gene encoding bifunctional aspartate kinase/homoserine dehydrogenase I produces MKVLKFGGTSVGSVESILNVKKIVEGEEGPVIVVVSALGGVTDKLISTSLMAAKGDVAYEKEFSGIITRHLSVIEGVIPEKEKCMEVQKKTMTLLDELGNIFRGVYLINDLSSKTSDAIVSYGERISSLIIANVIEGATLYDSRKFIKTVKQFNKHNVDFEVTNALVKETFATLPKVALVPGFISSNKENGEITNLGRGGSDYTASILATALDAEVLEIWTDVDGFMTADPRVINSAYVIDRLTFIEAMELCNFGAKVIYPPTIYPVYHKNIPIRIRNTFNPEAPGTYISQERGFEEGKAIIKGISSINDTCLITVQGLGMVGVIGVNYRIFKTLAKNGISVFMVSQASSENNTSFAVRNADARLAVEVLNEEFALERAQGEISDMQAETDLATVAIVGENMKRTPGIAGKLFGTLGRSGISVIACAQGASETNISFVIKLEHLRKALNSIHDSFFLSEYKVLNLFVTGIGTVGGKLLEQIRNQQPKLMRKNGLKLNVVGVADVSHAIFCREGINLDNYKEELQKNGIPTSPQLLRDEILKMNIFNAVFVDCTASPEVADLYEILLSNNVSVVAANKIAASSPYKNYAHLKEIARQRGVKYLFETNVGAGLPIINTMNDLRNSGDHILKLEAVLSGTLNYIFNTISAEIPLSKAIQMAKEARYSEPDPRIDLSGKDVIRKLVILAREAGYPVEQEDVVKNLFVPDKYFQGSLDDFWNSISELDEEFEAKRQKLEAEDKRFRFVARMERGKCEVGLQEVDHRHPFYDLEGSNNIIMISTERYYDYPMIIKGYGAGADVTAAGVFADIISIANI; encoded by the coding sequence ATGAAAGTATTAAAATTCGGCGGAACATCCGTAGGTTCCGTGGAGAGCATTTTAAATGTAAAAAAGATAGTAGAGGGTGAAGAAGGCCCGGTAATCGTCGTAGTATCTGCCTTAGGCGGGGTAACAGATAAGTTGATTTCTACGTCCCTGATGGCCGCCAAAGGAGATGTTGCCTACGAAAAAGAATTTTCCGGCATTATAACCCGTCACCTGAGTGTGATTGAAGGGGTAATTCCTGAAAAAGAAAAATGTATGGAAGTGCAGAAGAAGACCATGACTTTGCTGGACGAACTGGGTAACATTTTTCGAGGAGTTTACCTGATTAACGATTTATCTTCTAAGACATCGGATGCCATAGTGAGTTATGGAGAACGTATCTCATCTCTGATTATTGCGAACGTAATAGAAGGAGCAACCTTGTACGATTCCCGGAAGTTTATTAAAACGGTGAAGCAGTTCAACAAACATAACGTTGATTTTGAAGTAACCAATGCTTTGGTAAAAGAAACCTTTGCCACTCTTCCTAAAGTTGCCTTAGTTCCCGGCTTTATCTCTTCCAATAAAGAAAATGGAGAAATTACGAATTTAGGCAGGGGCGGATCAGATTATACTGCGTCTATTTTAGCAACAGCTCTAGATGCGGAAGTCCTGGAAATCTGGACGGACGTAGACGGCTTTATGACGGCTGACCCTCGCGTAATTAATTCTGCTTACGTAATCGACCGGCTTACTTTTATTGAAGCCATGGAGCTTTGTAATTTCGGCGCTAAAGTGATTTATCCGCCGACTATTTATCCGGTTTACCATAAAAATATTCCCATACGCATCCGTAATACCTTTAACCCCGAAGCTCCGGGAACTTATATTTCACAAGAGCGAGGCTTTGAAGAAGGGAAAGCCATTATTAAAGGAATCTCTTCCATCAACGACACTTGCCTGATTACGGTTCAAGGATTGGGTATGGTAGGAGTTATCGGAGTAAATTACCGTATCTTTAAAACACTAGCCAAGAATGGCATCAGTGTATTTATGGTATCGCAAGCCAGCTCGGAAAACAATACTTCTTTCGCCGTACGTAATGCAGATGCCCGCCTGGCGGTAGAAGTGCTGAATGAAGAATTCGCTTTGGAACGCGCACAGGGAGAAATCAGCGATATGCAAGCAGAAACAGATTTGGCAACAGTGGCTATCGTAGGAGAAAACATGAAACGTACACCTGGTATTGCCGGAAAATTATTCGGAACATTAGGCCGTAGCGGTATTAGTGTGATTGCCTGCGCCCAGGGAGCATCGGAAACCAATATTTCTTTTGTAATCAAACTGGAACATTTGCGTAAGGCACTGAATTCCATCCACGACTCATTCTTCCTTTCCGAATATAAGGTATTGAATCTGTTTGTAACAGGCATAGGAACCGTAGGCGGAAAGTTACTGGAACAAATCCGAAACCAACAGCCTAAATTAATGCGCAAGAACGGATTGAAGTTGAATGTAGTAGGAGTAGCCGATGTAAGCCATGCTATTTTTTGCCGGGAAGGAATCAACCTGGATAACTACAAAGAAGAATTACAAAAGAACGGTATTCCGACATCTCCCCAATTACTGCGGGATGAAATACTGAAGATGAATATTTTTAATGCCGTATTTGTAGATTGTACCGCTAGCCCGGAAGTGGCCGATTTGTACGAGATACTGTTATCGAACAACGTATCGGTAGTCGCTGCGAATAAAATAGCAGCCTCGTCGCCCTATAAAAACTATGCCCACTTAAAGGAAATTGCCCGTCAACGGGGAGTGAAATACCTGTTCGAGACAAACGTAGGGGCAGGTTTGCCTATTATTAATACAATGAATGATTTGCGTAACAGCGGCGACCATATATTAAAGTTGGAGGCCGTCCTTTCCGGCACATTAAATTATATATTCAATACCATTAGTGCCGAAATACCGTTAAGCAAGGCTATACAAATGGCAAAAGAAGCACGTTATTCCGAACCGGACCCTCGTATTGATTTAAGCGGGAAAGACGTAATCCGGAAATTAGTAATTCTGGCACGTGAAGCCGGATATCCCGTAGAACAAGAAGATGTGGTGAAAAATCTTTTCGTACCGGATAAGTATTTTCAAGGTTCGTTGGACGACTTCTGGAATTCTATTTCCGAATTAGATGAAGAATTTGAAGCCAAACGCCAAAAACTGGAAGCCGAAGATAAACGATTCCGTTTTGTCGCCCGGATGGAAAGAGGAAAATGTGAAGTCGGCTTGCAAGAAGTAGACCACCGCCATCCTTTTTATGATCTGGAAGGCAGCAATAATATAATTATGATCTCTACCGAACGTTATTACGATTATCCGATGATTATTAAAGGATATGGTGCGGGAGCCGATGTAACGGCTGCCGGCGTATTCGCCGATATCATTTCTATTGCGAATATTTAA
- the thrC gene encoding threonine synthase yields MKYYSTNKQAPEASLQEAVIKGLASDKGLYMPEEIKRLPGSFIDDMKNKTFQEIAYQVADAYFGEDIEANVLKEIVYDTLQFDTPLVQVEKNIYSLELFHGPTLAFKDVGARFMARLLGYFIQKEGKEEVNVLVATSGDTGSAVANGFLGVPGIKVYVLYPKGKVSAIQESQFTTLGQNITALEIDGTFDDCQALVKSAFMDKELNAKMELTSANSINVARFLPQSFYYFYAYAQLAKAGVTDEVVFSVPSGNFGNITAGIFAKWMGLPIAHFIAASNRNRVFLDYLQTAEYTPRPSIATIANAMDVGDPSNFARIQELYGIFDNPWERIGKEILSYSYTDEQIGETIARVYNKTGYLLDPHGACGYQALVDVKLANDQVGIFLETAHPAKFLQTVENIIGTEVEIPTKLQKFMLGTKQSIELPKTFEAFKNYLMNL; encoded by the coding sequence ATGAAATATTATAGTACAAATAAGCAAGCACCTGAGGCCTCTTTGCAAGAAGCTGTAATAAAGGGACTGGCAAGTGATAAGGGATTGTATATGCCTGAAGAAATCAAAAGGTTGCCAGGCTCTTTTATTGACGACATGAAAAATAAGACTTTCCAGGAAATCGCTTACCAGGTAGCAGATGCTTATTTTGGAGAAGACATAGAAGCGAATGTACTCAAAGAAATAGTATATGATACGTTGCAATTCGATACACCTTTAGTGCAGGTAGAAAAGAACATCTATAGCCTGGAGTTGTTTCATGGCCCTACGTTAGCATTCAAAGATGTGGGAGCACGCTTTATGGCGCGTTTGCTAGGATATTTTATTCAAAAAGAGGGCAAGGAGGAAGTGAATGTATTGGTAGCGACTTCCGGCGATACGGGCAGTGCGGTAGCCAACGGCTTTTTAGGAGTACCCGGCATCAAAGTATATGTGCTTTACCCGAAAGGGAAAGTAAGTGCCATACAAGAATCCCAATTTACTACACTCGGACAGAACATTACTGCTTTGGAAATAGACGGTACGTTCGACGATTGCCAGGCATTGGTAAAATCCGCATTTATGGATAAAGAACTGAATGCAAAGATGGAACTTACTTCTGCCAATTCGATTAATGTGGCACGTTTCCTTCCACAATCGTTCTATTATTTTTATGCCTATGCGCAATTGGCAAAAGCAGGTGTGACGGATGAAGTGGTATTTTCTGTCCCCAGTGGAAATTTCGGAAATATTACTGCCGGTATCTTTGCTAAATGGATGGGACTTCCTATTGCTCATTTTATTGCAGCCTCTAACCGGAACCGCGTGTTCCTGGATTATTTGCAGACAGCCGAATACACGCCTCGGCCTTCTATTGCCACAATCGCGAATGCAATGGATGTGGGTGACCCTAGTAATTTTGCCCGTATACAGGAGTTGTACGGTATTTTTGATAATCCCTGGGAGAGAATCGGGAAAGAAATTCTTAGCTATAGTTACACCGATGAACAAATCGGAGAGACCATTGCCCGCGTATACAATAAAACGGGATATTTGTTAGATCCCCACGGGGCCTGTGGCTACCAAGCCTTGGTAGATGTTAAGTTAGCGAACGACCAGGTAGGAATCTTTCTAGAAACAGCCCATCCTGCCAAATTCCTGCAAACAGTAGAAAATATTATCGGTACGGAAGTAGAAATTCCTACCAAACTTCAGAAGTTCATGCTGGGAACAAAACAAAGTATCGAACTCCCGAAGACGTTTGAAGCGTTTAAAAATTATCTGATGAATTTGTAG
- a CDS encoding DUF695 domain-containing protein gives MKLSDKWFTVLSEDEEGNLITINGREELTEFIESGKFKERVEITWKYEGDSHGMPFDETAELMEKVQEALKKAMEKDKLSILTSVYTGGNQKTWVFYTRTVRVFGERLNEALAAFELLPLEIYTEVDTEWEEYKDMYEMREWKVD, from the coding sequence ATGAAATTAAGCGATAAGTGGTTTACAGTCCTCTCTGAAGATGAAGAAGGAAACCTGATTACCATAAACGGACGGGAAGAGCTTACCGAATTCATTGAATCCGGAAAATTTAAAGAACGTGTGGAAATTACCTGGAAATATGAGGGAGATAGCCATGGCATGCCTTTCGATGAGACGGCAGAATTAATGGAGAAAGTACAGGAGGCTTTGAAAAAAGCCATGGAAAAAGACAAACTTTCTATCCTAACGAGTGTATATACCGGAGGCAATCAAAAGACATGGGTATTTTATACCCGTACGGTGCGGGTGTTCGGAGAACGCCTGAACGAAGCACTCGCTGCTTTCGAATTGCTTCCTTTGGAAATTTATACGGAAGTAGATACGGAATGGGAAGAATACAAAGATATGTATGAAATGAGGGAATGGAAAGTGGATTAG
- a CDS encoding family 43 glycosylhydrolase — MRNVILLVAVCSSLACSSSGNKEEEPAEKKMYRNPVVAYSLPDPTVIGTKDGSFYLYATEDIRNMPILKSKDLVHWVQVGTAFTNETRPDFEPKGGLWAPDINEIDGKYVLYYAMSVWGGEWTCGIGVATADRPEGPFTDHGMLFRSNTIDVQNSIDAFYIEDGGKKYLFWGSFRGIYGIELSDDGLSLKPGAEKIQVAGTAYEGTYIHKHGNYYYLFASIGSCCAGLKSTYTTVVGRSENLFGPYVDKQGRKMLDNHHEVIIHKNEAFVGTGHNSEIVTDKAGNDWILYHAVNVKDPSGRVLMLDKVEWAQGWPSVATDSPSLEAEAPVF, encoded by the coding sequence ATGAGAAACGTGATTTTATTAGTTGCCGTGTGCAGCTCTCTTGCTTGTTCTTCTTCAGGGAATAAAGAGGAAGAACCGGCGGAAAAGAAAATGTATAGGAACCCGGTGGTTGCCTACAGTCTTCCGGACCCGACAGTGATCGGAACAAAAGACGGGAGCTTTTATTTATATGCTACCGAAGATATCCGGAATATGCCTATCCTGAAATCGAAAGACTTGGTGCATTGGGTACAGGTGGGTACGGCTTTTACCAATGAAACACGTCCTGACTTTGAACCGAAAGGCGGATTGTGGGCTCCCGATATCAACGAGATAGACGGGAAGTACGTCTTATACTACGCGATGTCTGTTTGGGGTGGTGAGTGGACTTGTGGCATTGGTGTTGCTACTGCCGACCGGCCTGAAGGTCCTTTTACCGACCATGGCATGTTGTTTCGCAGCAACACCATCGACGTGCAAAATTCTATCGATGCTTTTTATATAGAAGACGGAGGTAAGAAATATCTGTTCTGGGGCAGTTTCCGGGGAATATATGGAATAGAATTGTCTGACGACGGCTTGTCTCTTAAGCCGGGTGCGGAAAAAATCCAGGTAGCCGGAACAGCTTATGAGGGTACTTATATCCATAAACATGGTAATTACTATTATTTATTTGCTTCTATAGGTTCCTGCTGTGCGGGGTTGAAAAGTACCTATACTACCGTGGTAGGACGGTCGGAAAACCTGTTCGGTCCGTATGTGGATAAACAGGGTCGTAAGATGCTGGACAACCATCATGAGGTAATCATCCATAAAAATGAAGCTTTTGTGGGAACGGGGCATAATTCGGAAATCGTTACGGATAAAGCAGGGAATGATTGGATACTTTATCATGCCGTAAATGTAAAAGATCCTTCCGGTCGTGTATTGATGCTGGATAAGGTGGAATGGGCCCAAGGTTGGCCATCGGTAGCCACAGATTCTCCGTCCTTGGAGGCTGAAGCTCCGGTATTTTAG